CTAGTGGTAGCACTGTTGCCGGACACCATGCTGGCAACGCTGCGCCGGTTAAGCGTCATCACGCTCGGTATTCGGGGCCGGACCAGCGTATTGATGCGATCACGCTCGTTCACCGCGAACTCTTGCATCATCCTTTCGACGTGCGCGGACAGCCGCTGTGTCTCGTTCATGTCACCGCAGGTCACCTCGATCTCCTGGATGCCACGCTTCCGCGCGTACAAGTACACCTTGTTCCGGTTCTCGTTGTGGATGCCTATCTCGGACTCGTCGTACCGGCCACGGTACTCGAGCAGGGTTTTCACCTTCTCCGCGTAGATGGCGCTCCGCTCGAAGAGGAACAGCTTCGCCGGGTAGCGTCTACGGTGGTCCCAATCGTAGATGTCCACCTCGAACATCTTCCGGAACTTACCCTGGCTGAAAAGGTTAATCTGTGGAACAGGGCGACAGAAGTCGTTCAAGATATTATTAATCGAATGAAAACGTGtgttagagagagagagagagagcttgTCTACTGTTTCCCGATAAGTGTTTGCTTCTGTCCACCTGGTTAGTGTAGTGCGTAGATCATAGAAGGAAAAACCTGCACCCCCTCCCCtttcccctccccaccccGTAATTGTTATTAGTGTCCAACACCCTGTCACCATCTGAAATGCTGTGTTAGTGTGGTGGACCATACTGTGGTCCGTTTGAGTGTTTGCGATCAAGTGTCAAGTACAACCGGTGACAACCGTTCTCCAGTTCCTCACTCACGGGTTCTCGTTTGGCTGGGTTATGATCCTGATGGGGGCGCAGTATCAACACCATCGGTGTGTGCACCGGACTGCTGAAGAGATCGGATATCGCAAGGCACTGGTTCATGAGTTCCAGCCGCACACTGTTCGGACCCTGAGTTGTATACAATCGAGGTAAATTCGTGCCAAtttcaatcacacacacacgtgcgtgGAAATTATTGCTTTGGGTGTCAAAGTTGTGACAGTCTCCGCATGACGAGAGACCAGATCCGTTTTCACGCTCAACGCTCAAAGTAGATCAGTGTGGGTCAGGGTCACGCCACTGGATACGCACCTCGTAGCACTCCTGAATGTCGTTGATGCTCATCGCCTCGTTCACGATGTCGATGAAGCGTTCGAGACGCTTTTCCGCCTTGCACAGGATGCCGATCTCGTCCTTGACCGATTCGAGTATTGTGTCCTCCATCTGCTTGAGGATCTCCTTGTTGATCTCGGCAAGCAGAAGCTTGTACCGCGGCAACCGTTGGATCGGTTGCAGAAGGAAGCTGTTCAGTCCGAGCTTATCGTCCACCTCTTGCTGGCGCCGCTGCAGAAATCAGTGAGAGGGGTGACTTATTGGGACTAcctatttgctttatttttgagGGGAGCTTCACCTACCTGAAAGAAGTCCAAATTCCTGTTGCATATCCGTTCCGACTTAGGACGGTTGAGCGCGAACATGATGTAGCAGTAGAACTTGTCATTCTCCAGAAACCAGATGAAAGTTTCCGCGATTCCGGCAATGCTGGCCCGATTACACTCCAGCATCGGCAGGAATTGGCTCTGGTGCAGGTTGTGTATCTTCTCGATGTTACCGAAGATGTGATACTTCTGACCGCGCAGCGCCGGCGGCAGGTCCTTCCCCGTCATGATGCTGACATAGTTCTCGATCCCTCGGCCGAGCGTTTGCACGTAGTTTGCCTCGTTTGCCAACAGCTCCTGCAGTATGCTGGTGACGCGACTGTGGTAGAAAGACATGGCGATTGGAAGTGACGAGCTAACCAGGTCCAGGTACGGTCGTACTTACGCCGTCTTGAGTGAACTGTTCGAATCGGGTCGCACGACGAACGGTTCACCATCGTCCGAGTCACTGTCGAACGAACTGCTGCTGAACTCGTCGTGCTCTTCGTAGTGTGGAGTACCGCGATCGATCACCGGTACGTGCGTGTTGTGAGCTTCGAAAATCTCTGGCGGTGCTTCTCCTTCGCCGAATTCACTCCCACTGCAAGCACAAAGCACAGTTCCAAACGGATTAGCGAACGTCTGTTCGTTAGCAGCATGAACCTTTCAGCAGAGGCCGATAAAGAACTTCGGCGGAATATCCCATGCATCATTAAGCAAGCAACCAAGCAACCTCCCTGGTCAATGAGTAACAAGAGGTTATGCTGTTTAAGGCCAAATTGTAGCCAAATTTTCGGTGCGTCCAGGCGCAAATACAATTCGCTACTGATGATACAACCCAACAACTATGTGAAACGTGATAAGGGAAACTAACAAACGCGTTATTGCTATACTAACATAACAACAAATTTCGATGCCAATCAACCATATGTCCTTCGCTGTGTtcccgttttatttttcgacgACTTGTATTGGCCATTACCAACAGACGCAGCCGTGGTAAGTGGTTCTTATGTGCGAGCTTCGATGACTCAGCAGCCGTTCGGGCCCACACGCCCGCTTCCCCGACTCGCAATGGTTCAAGTTCTTCCGCTAATCGGGTCGGAGGTGCTCGTTCTTGCTAGAACCGCGACGCGCAAACCCATTTGCACAACCCTGCTCCGATCGTGATCGACCTCGTGAGAGGGTCTTGGTCTTGCtgtcgtcgttgttgttgcaggGTTCGTCCGTTGTCTATCTGGCGTCATTAGGAGCGATTTCTTTGTGGTGTGTGGTTCGCCGCTCGCATTCGCAATCTGTGCGGCGTCTGCGAGCGTAGAAACTTCCAAGAAGCGGGCGAGCATGCATTATTCATGCATGGCGCTGATAGGGCTTATTATTGCAATTGCATAACTGGTAATGTAAGTGTACGGAACGTTCTTCTGTGTTCCCTGCTTCTTCCTGCACCGGTTCGAGGTCATCACATACTTAAAGAGTGGAAAGTGTACGAGCGTTTCACTTGCGCGGCACTTCCTGACCTGGTAGAACGTTTCGGTGGAGAATTGTAAATTCTACTACCCCAAAGTGGATTCGTCAAACGTGAATGGTTTATTCATGCGAGCACATCAAGATCGTCATCGTTCTGGGCGATCAAGTGTagcaaatgaatgaatcttcaCTCGTACATAGTTTGTTAAGCATGCGGGAAGATAAAGTCGGTTTGTTTCAGCTAGACTTAAAAATTTCTATAACTAATCTTCTAAAACCCTGGATACAACTTTCAGTGGGGGGAATCTCCTTCTTGGGAAATTGGTGATTATGCTCCCCTTTTCCGTATAAGGCTGCGATGCTATGCACATTGACTTGTTCTAGCTGCCTTGTATAACTAAAATGATCAAAGCAGGCCCGGCAGTGAGCAAAacccatttaaaaaaaatcctcctgtAGGAGTCGACTGTCAAATGGAACGTTatgttgcatattttaagGCGTTTACAACGCTAGAAATCATAAATGATGCATCAAGCATCAGGGAAACAAGTTAAGCGATGTGAAGTAGACGCTTTTGGAGCTCAATTCGTATGAACCATCCTGTCATGCCTTCTTCGCTTCGTAGCAAAGGTAGATCCCAGAACTTTACACAGTTAGGGCACAGGCGTTTCGTCAAGTGCCGCTTATCGAAGTGAAGTGATacaaatgtaatatttatcATCAGTCACTTTTCACCCATTGCAGCGGTCTCCTAAAGTTCTTTTTACATCGGCACTTTAAACCACCTTATCGAGTCCATAAAGCATAGCTACCCAAAAATGCTTCACCTTCAGCAGCcttgaaaaagggaaaataccCAAAACCGAACGCTCTGGTTGTGCACTGTCCAAACACGGCCCAAAGCTGTGTGATAACTTTTTTACGTAGATCTGCGACCTCCGATACGAGGCGATGATCGCGCCCGGTATGAAAGATAAGCGTGCTATCTTGTAGAtttggatgttgtttttgggggggtttgtttgtgtgtgtggctttACTCACTCACCCTTCAAAACAGGGAGGGTGGTGGACAAAGTATTTACCATTCGAAAGTGAACATACCTTCCCGCGATACCAGCCCCGTGCGGTTCCGACATCTGCTCTGTCgtttcctcttcctcctcgctAGTGTCGAACTCGTCGTCATCGTACATGTAGTCGTGGTCGTACTGTTCGCCACCATCCATCTTATCACCCTGCGCGTTGCTGTAGCTGAGTGCTCGCGCACCACCACCGACGCTTTCGTCCGCCACCAACTGTTGCGTTGTTCGGCGACGGCGACTTAGCCTTTTCTTGCCCACCGCACTCGCACGTGCACCACCACTCACCCGCACACTCATCGACATAACACGATCCTCCGCACTGGCCTCCAAATTGGGCATCCGTAGCGTACGAGCCACAACGGGCAGCGGCGCTAATGCGTCTTGTGCAATTTCCGCATCGTTGGAACCATCACTCGCGGGTtgattttcactttccaccgTGCCACCCCCGGCCACAACACTTTCACACACCGTCGGTAGCACTTGGCACGGCACTGCCCGCAGCACGGGTGATTCGGCGGTCACTTCCGGTGTGGTTGGCTCTTCGGTTACCTGGTGCAGTTCCCACGGCGGGTGAATCGACGGACCGACGGTGGTCGAGGACATTGTGCACTGTTCCTGCCGGTGCTGCTCCTGGCGCAGCTCGTCGTGTGTCAGGTTCTCGAATAGCTGAGTCAACCGTCGCACGTACGACGCACCACCATTCGGGCGGCGCACCAGGgtcggtgggtgggtggggaTCAGTGCCGGATCCTCCAGCGAAATACCGCTGTCACACGAAATGCGATCGGCAGCTGGTTTCAAGTGCGTCTGCCTCTTCGGCCGGGCGAATGACTGATGGTTCGCCTCCTCAGCATCGTCGTCGGCGTTGGTACCACTACCACCATTGCTACGCTGGCCGTACATGTCGCTTTCCCACCCACTATTTTGATATCTTGCGCAAACGGAGGCGTGTGAGTTGGATGCGTTTCGTGCCGTAGGCAGCTCACGTCTCACGCACCGAAGACGATCACGGGCTCAGATGCACGAGGGAAAACGGAGGAGAAAACTGTGCCAAACGAGATGAGAAGATGTCATGCAGTGGAAGGCTTCGTTTCTACTGATTTCGCGTCCGCTTTTTATCGCGAACATACACAGTatgttttccccttttgtATCCCCGCGCTATCTGGCGGTTATCGTCGTGTTTTCGCGCACCCACTTACACTACGACGGGCtccccacaaacacactcggACGAACTAATCGACACACACATTCGCGCGGGTTGTTCAGCAACGAAATAGGGGTGAGAGGGTGGAATGATcactttttcctctctctctctttctctctctctctctctctctctctctctctctctctctgctcgCTGTATGCGGAA
This region of Anopheles marshallii chromosome 2, idAnoMarsDA_429_01, whole genome shotgun sequence genomic DNA includes:
- the LOC128706840 gene encoding uncharacterized protein LOC128706840; protein product: MYGQRSNGGSGTNADDDAEEANHQSFARPKRQTHLKPAADRISCDSGISLEDPALIPTHPPTLVRRPNGGASYVRRLTQLFENLTHDELRQEQHRQEQCTMSSTTVGPSIHPPWELHQVTEEPTTPEVTAESPVLRAVPCQVLPTVCESVVAGGGTVESENQPASDGSNDAEIAQDALAPLPVVARTLRMPNLEASAEDRVMSMSVRVSGGARASAVGKKRLSRRRRTTQQLVADESVGGGARALSYSNAQGDKMDGGEQYDHDYMYDDDEFDTSEEEEETTEQMSEPHGAGIAGSEFGEGEAPPEIFEAHNTHVPVIDRGTPHYEEHDEFSSSSFDSDSDDGEPFVVRPDSNSSLKTARVTSILQELLANEANYVQTLGRGIENYVSIMTGKDLPPALRGQKYHIFGNIEKIHNLHQSQFLPMLECNRASIAGIAETFIWFLENDKFYCYIMFALNRPKSERICNRNLDFFQRRQQEVDDKLGLNSFLLQPIQRLPRYKLLLAEINKEILKQMEDTILESVKDEIGILCKAEKRLERFIDIVNEAMSINDIQECYEGPNSVRLELMNQCLAISDLFSSPVHTPMVLILRPHQDHNPAKREPINLFSQGKFRKMFEVDIYDWDHRRRYPAKLFLFERSAIYAEKVKTLLEYRGRYDESEIGIHNENRNKVYLYARKRGIQEIEVTCGDMNETQRLSAHVERMMQEFAVNERDRINTLVRPRIPSVMTLNRRSVASMVSGNSATTSMRESYESQTTWSTDKPIAQLATMQKNFCRILAANRRYYFNELPQELASQVADFMRVYDRILHFHTKRLYEELSRPDTGIDDVCEMFIGYLKEGALDVYNEYIRLFKPAAEVLKNIHKASRSSITDSMVAPTMDEFTFLAVQHWNKLEHFLQALIVQISEQMNSGHMEHQDLFRKLAYVEVQVAGFRQLLFQNYRLFNMDEKISPAKMGLVLYSDRVRYDNETISSHRVLLCERAVVCVKFHFVREFGRQTEKYTGFAFIDRFGRDVKMPNVRVSKKSEVRLNVVMNEAKHPIDFGNTANRDKFYGQYCAVHAKHA